The genomic window TCGATAGATATAGAGGCCGCTGGGGAGGGTGGAGCCGTCGAACGTGACGTGGTGGGCGCCGTCGGGCATGATGCGTTCCACCAGGCGCTGCACGTGCTGTCCGACGACGTTGTAGACGTCGAGCGTGACGTAAGCTGTTCTGCGCAGGTTGAAGCCGATGCTGGTCCGTTCAATGAAGGGATTCGGGAAGCTCTGACTCAGCTCGGCGACCCCAGGGGGGAGGCCATCCTGCGAGACCGTGAATGTGATGGATAGCGGCTGGCCGAGGGCGCCTGTCGCGTTCCGTGAAGAGAAAGGCGACGCCTTGAGTACGTGCTCGCCGACATCGGGGGTCCAGGCGTTGTACGTTTCGCCGATATCGCCGGCCATGGCATATGGGAGCGTGTTCTCGAGCCGGAAGTTTAGGTTGTCGTTCA from Rhodothermales bacterium includes these protein-coding regions:
- a CDS encoding T9SS type A sorting domain-containing protein; the protein is DGGGDGGDGGIRVVGFTLVVAATGEELMAIEDGDIINLATLPTTALNVRADTEPAQVGSVQFSLNDNLNFRLENTLPYAMAGDIGETYNAWTPDVGEHVLKASPFSSRNATGALGQPLSITFTVSQDGLPPGVAELSQSFPNPFIERTSIGFNLRRTAYVTLDVYNVVGQHVQRLVERIMPDGAHHVTFDGSTLPSGLYIYRLESDGDVSTGKMTLVR